A single Anatilimnocola floriformis DNA region contains:
- a CDS encoding aminotransferase class V-fold PLP-dependent enzyme, with amino-acid sequence MIISTRENFRRQMPIARRFAYFDHAAVGPLPEPTQAAIARWLQQATELGDTVWPEWNRQVEQGRTHAAAMIGAETAEIALLPNTTAGINYIAQGLPWQVGDNVVTLANEFPSNVYPWQNLAPLGVECRLVDAPGGIVDLNRLEAAIDERTRILSVSWVGYASGYRLDLDQVAELCRRRNVLFFLDAIQGLGVYPLDVRRTHVDFLAADGHKWLLGPEGAGVMFMRREHLDLIRPVHVGWNSVQRQYDFANLDFQLRPVAARYEGGSTNMVGQIGFAASLAMFRELGVTPQASPVGAEVDAISAHARHELRKSNAEILSAEVAGHGSGIITFNMPGSEPMQLREKLLAADVVVSCRGGGVRISLHGYNNLDDVSRLLEVIQA; translated from the coding sequence GTGATTATATCTACCCGCGAAAATTTCCGTCGCCAGATGCCGATTGCCCGGCGGTTCGCCTATTTCGACCATGCCGCCGTGGGGCCGTTGCCGGAGCCCACCCAGGCCGCGATTGCCCGCTGGCTGCAGCAGGCGACCGAGCTGGGAGACACCGTTTGGCCCGAATGGAACCGGCAGGTCGAACAAGGCCGAACCCACGCCGCAGCCATGATCGGGGCCGAAACCGCCGAAATCGCCCTCCTGCCGAATACTACGGCGGGGATCAACTACATCGCTCAGGGCCTGCCGTGGCAGGTGGGGGATAATGTCGTCACCCTGGCCAACGAGTTTCCGTCGAATGTCTATCCCTGGCAGAACCTAGCCCCGTTGGGCGTCGAATGCCGGTTGGTCGACGCGCCGGGAGGAATCGTCGATCTCAATCGCCTCGAAGCCGCGATCGACGAGCGGACGAGAATTCTCTCCGTGAGTTGGGTCGGCTATGCCAGCGGCTATCGCCTCGATCTCGATCAGGTTGCTGAGCTTTGTCGGCGGAGGAATGTTCTCTTCTTCCTCGATGCGATTCAGGGACTCGGCGTCTATCCGCTCGATGTCCGCCGCACGCACGTCGACTTTCTCGCCGCCGATGGTCACAAGTGGCTGTTGGGTCCTGAAGGCGCCGGCGTGATGTTCATGCGGCGGGAACATCTCGATCTGATTCGCCCAGTGCACGTCGGCTGGAACAGTGTGCAGCGACAATACGACTTTGCCAATCTCGATTTTCAACTCAGGCCAGTCGCTGCGCGCTACGAAGGTGGTTCGACGAACATGGTCGGCCAGATCGGCTTCGCGGCGAGTCTGGCCATGTTTCGCGAACTGGGCGTCACTCCGCAGGCGTCACCAGTTGGCGCTGAAGTGGATGCCATTAGTGCTCATGCCCGCCATGAATTACGCAAGAGCAACGCGGAGATCTTGAGCGCGGAAGTAGCGGGGCACGGTTCAGGCATCATTACCTTCAACATGCCTGGCAGCGAACCAATGCAGTTGCGCGAGAAACTTCTCGCCGCCGACGTGGTTGTCAGTTGCCGTGGCGGCGGAGTGCGAATTAGTCTGCACGGGTACAACAACCTCGACGATGTGTCGAGGTTGCTGGAAGTGATCCAAGCTTAA